TGCCAGCGTTGCAATTGCGATGGTCAGCAGGTTCTGGTCCATGGTCAGCCTCCCAGCTCATCAAGCGCTGCGGCAAGCTCGCGCTCGAGATTGTAGTAGGAGGCCCGGTCCCAGAAGCGTGGCCGGCCAATACCTGTACCGCGGTGCTTGCCCAGGACGCGGCCGTTTTCATCTTCGCCGTCGATTTCGTATTTCAACACGTCCTGCAGCACGATCGTATCGCCTTCGAGACCGAGAACTTCGGTCACATTCATGATGCGGCGGGACCCATCCCGCAGACGGGAAGCCTGAACCACAACATCGATCGATCCAACGATCATCTCACGGATCGTTTTCGCAGGAAGCGAGAAGCCGCCCATTGTAATCATCGATTCCACACGGCTGAGGGCTTCGCGCGGGCTGTTGGCGTGGAGCGTTCCCATTGAGCCGTCGTGACCTGTGTTCATGGCCTGCAGGAGGTCGAATGCCTCCGGACCACGCACCTCGCCCACGATAATCCGTTCCGGACGCATACGCAGACAGTTCTTCACGAGATCACGCATGGTGATCTCGCCACTCCCCTCAATATTCGGAGGACGGGTCTCAAGCCGGACGACATGCGGCTGCTGAAGCTGGAGTTCGGCCGAGTCTTCGCAGGTAATAACGCGTTCGCCCGGCTCAATGAATCCGGTGAGACAGTTGAGCAATGTCGTCTTGCCCGAACCGGTACCGCCTGAAATCAGAACGTTGCAGCGCGAGTGACCGATGATCCGGAGCAGTTCTGCACCTGGCTCGCTGATCGAGCCAAAATTCACCAGGTCCTGAAGGCGTAGCTTGTCCTTCTTGAACTTACGAATGGTCAGGGTCGGCCCGTCGATCGCCAGTGGCGGTGCAATGACGTTCACACGGGAGCCATCCAGAAGACGCGCGTCACAGATGGGCGAGGAATCATCAACCCGGCGGCCGACCTGGCTCACGATCCGCTGACAGATGTTCATCAGCTGAGCGTTGTCACGAAAACGAATGTTCGTGCGTTCGATCTTGCCGTTGACCTCGATATAGGTCGTATCGGCACCATTGACCATGATATCGGCAATGTCGTCGCGCGCCAGAAGTGGCTCCAGCGGACCGTACCCCAGAACATCGTTACAGATGTCGTCAAGCAGCTGTTCCTGCTCTGACAGCGACATGACAACATTCTTGATGGAAATGATTTCGACGACGATGTCGCGGATTTCCTCGCGCGCACTTTCGGAGTCGAGCTGGGCCAGCTGCGACAGGTCAATCGTGTCGATCAGCGCGTTGAAGATTGTCGTCTTCGTTGCGTAGTATTGCTCAGACTGCTGTGAAACCTGGCGGACTTTCTCCTGCTTCGGCTCCGACGGTGCAGGCGCCGGCGGTGGTGGTGCCTTGGGTGCACCTTTCACGGCCACAGGTTTTGGCACAGGCGCCTTTGCTGCCACTTTGGGGCGCGGAGTTGCTGGCGCAGGCGCAGCCTTCGGCGCCGGCGCAGAGGCCGGTGCCGCTGGCGGTGTCGCAGAAGGTGAACGTTTCCCGAATGCCATCCGATTATCCCGCTTTGCCAGACCTTACTTGCCCAGCAGTTTCTTGATGAAGGATTTCTGCTGATCCGCGACCGCGCGCCCGGTCAGCAACGAAGCCATATGATCGATTGCCTGAGCTGAACGCGATGCCCCATCCGTCTCGGAAATCATTTGTCCATTGTTCGCCGCCGTCCCGAACAGTTCGGGCTCAAACGGCAGGATCACTTCCGGTTCGACACCGATGGCCGCGCCAAAGTCCTTCACCGGAATTTCCGGCCGCTTGGGAACGCCGGACATGTTGATGACCAGCCGGGGCGGATTGTCATTCGGACGCGCCGCTTTCAACTGGTCGATATAGTTCTTGCCGTTGCGCAGGGACGCCAGATCCGGCTGGCAGACGATGATCACCTCATCAGACGCAACCAGAGTGCGCTGAACCCAGCGGCTCCAGACATGTGGCAGGTCCAGCACCAGGAAGGGAACGTTCCGGCGGACGACCTCGATCACGGACAGATAGGAATCGTCCGGGATATCCATGATCTGGCTGATCGAAGCCGGCGCCGTGAACAGCGAAAGCCGGTCGCTCGCCTTGGCGAGAAGGCGTTCGATCACAGCGTCATCAGCCCGCTCCGGCTGAAGCAAAGCGTCGGCCACCGTTTGCGAAGGCTCCTGGTTGAAATCGAGGGCCGTGGTGCCGAATGACAGATCAAGATCGACAAGCGTCGTGTTGACCTTGGTGTTTTCTGCCATCGCCCAGGCCAGATTGTGCGCAAACGTGGAAGCCCCTACCCCGCCCTTTGCGCCGACCACCGAAATCTGCTTGCCGACAAAAGGCGCATCCGGGTCGGCGAACAGGCCGGAGATCGTCCGGAGGATCTGCAGAGGCTGGAATGGTGGCACCACATATTCACTGACACCACGCGCAACAAGCTGACGATAAAGTGAAATATCGTTGATCGCGCCGATCACCATAACCTTGACCGTCTCGTCGCAGTGCTCCGCCAGCTGATCTATCTCGGACAGCAATTGGGCCGATCGGGCGGAGGATTCGATGATGAGAAGATTGGGTGTCGGATTCGCACTCATATACTCAATGGCGCTGGCGATACCGCCACCATGTGCTTCGATCGTGGCACGGCCCATACGCCGGTCACGCTCGCACACTTCCATGAGCAAGCGCGTCTCATCCCGTTCATAGAAAACCTGAATGGAAATGGCCGGCAGCACAGAATCGCCGCCCAGCCCGTCTTCCGGCGCAGAGAAGACAGGTTGATCAAACTCAACCTCGCGCGCTGGCGTCTCCAGATCCACCATCACGGGTGCATCTTCTACATCATCGGCGATCGGGTCTTCCTTCGGAAGAACCAGGTCAGCCATTGGGTCATCGGCGAAGACGTCTTCGAAATCAGATTCGAAATCGGACTCGTGGAGCGGCTTTTCACTGGACATGGCTTTTCTATTCCTTGTCTTTCGCTCTAGTTCGAAACGGCTTGGGAAACGGTCCCGGATTCGCTACTGCTGCGGGACGATCCTGTAGGCTCGCCCTTGCGGAATTTCTCAAGAATGACACCGCGGCGAAGCGGATCGGCTTTATCCAGCGGCCGGGTACCAAGAAGGTCGCCCGGATCGGCAATCATCGCAGCAAGGTTCGAGCGGACCGCACAGCCAAGCGTGGACCGTTCATTGTTGGTACTGATGTCCGCAAAGTTGATCGACGCCTGTGACGGACAGTCCGGCGCGATGGCTTCATAGGCCTGGAAAGCCAGGATCATCGGTTCGGAGACGAGCGAGTCTTCGCCGTGATGCGTTCCCTCGATCTCCTCGTACTGGACCCCGTTCTCGTAAGCGATTGCCCGGGCTTCCGCGACGGCTGCCACGGCCAGCTGAGGGTTGGCCGATGATGCCGGCAGGGACATGACCAGTGGGCCATGGCCGTGGTCACGATAAGCAGAGACGAAGTTGGAAATCGCAGCCTTGTCAGCGAGACTGACTTCAGACGCTTGTGGGTGGATGGCGATTTCCAGGAATTCGGTCTTCTTTTCCACGCCGATCGCATTCCGGTCCAGCGCCGTTCCCTCGAGGTAGGAAGCAGGCACGTTCGATGGCGCCATGCTCGAACAGGCACTCAGCGCGGTCAGGCAAATGCCGGCAGCAATCAGTGTAGCGGTGGGTTTCAGGATTCTGGTCACCTTCTGGTCCCCTATTCCTCAATAAAGCCCACAGGGGCACGATAATCCGATGCCGAAACGGGCTCTCCGTCGCGGCCATATTGTTCATTCAGCTTGCCAAAGAAGATTGTCTTCGCATCCGATGCGTTCGCATATCCGTCCGCTGGCGTACGAAGCTGGTCCTTGTTGGTCGGGTCCACCAGATAAGGCGTCACGATCACAACCAGCTCCGTCTCTTCCTGAATGAAGTCGCGGGACTGGAACAAGGCGCCAAGGATCGGCAGTTTCTTCAGTCCCGGAATCTGGTCGAGGCTCTGACGGGATTTCGACTGGATAAGACCGGCCATCATCATCGACCCGCCCGACGGCAATTCGATTACGGATTCAGCCCGGCGAACCGACAGTGCCGGCAGTGTCACACCTTCAAACGTGGTGGTATTGCCCTGGTTGTCGACAACCGTGCTGCTCTCGCCCTGAAAAGCCCCTTCGGAGCTGAGCTCTGAAACTTCGGTCGACACTTTCAACGAGATCCGGCCTTCGGACAGCACCACAGGGGTGAAGCCAAGACCGACGCCGTAAGGCTTGAATTCAACCGTGATCCGCCCGTTCTGATCCTGGCCGACCGGTACCGGGAACTCGCCGCCCGCAAGGAACTTGGCGCTCTCGCCCGACATCGCAACAATGTTCGGCTCGGCCAATGTCTTCACAATACCGATCCGCTCAAGCGCGTTCAGTTCCACGCCCACACTCGATTGAAGGTCTGATCCGACATAGTTGCTGTACGTAGCACTTCCAGACAACCCGCCCAGAGACCGCCCCTGAAGCGGAAAGCCGACGCTGGATCCGACCTTCCCCGACACATCGAAAGGCAGGCCAGGCAGCAGAGCGGTCGTTTCCGCGTTGACCGGCGGGTTACCGGTATAGAGCTGCCGCTCCACCAGGTTCCCGAGGTCCCCAAAGCTTGGCGAGCCTGTGAGATTGATCCCGAGTTGTTTGATTGCATTGCGCTGCATTTCGACGATGCGAACTTCAAGAAGAACCTGATCCTTGGCCGCGATGTCGATCATGTTCACGATCTTGGTGTTGTCGTCTGCACCCAGATACGCTTCCACCAGGCGCTGAACCGCGTCGGCCTCGGAAAGGCTGTCCGTCGATCCCGTGATCACCACATTGCCGTTCAAGCCTTCGATCTTGACCCGGGCGCCCGGTACGTGACGGGCGATGAGGGCTTCGATAGTGGCCATGTCCATCTCGACATTGATTTCGAGATTGAGAAGCTGGTTACCGTGACGGTCGAAGACAAAAGCGTTTGTCTGGCCATATTTTATGCCGCGGAAGATGATGCGTTGCGACGTCTGCACCACAGCGTCAGCAATCTCCGGATTGGTGATCACGACATCGGCTGCGGGCGCCCCCAGATCGATGATCGTCGATTTGTTCAGTCCCAGCACGACCCGCTCGCTGAAGGCCGATTCGCCCGGCTGGGTAATCTGTGTTCCAAATCCATTCGGCCCGGCAAAAGCCGCCGGCCCGATCATGACGGTCAGCGCGATTGCAGCTGCCGTTCTGGCTGTCAGAAGGGCCTTCATGCTCAGCTACCCCCAAGGCCGGCAGCTGCCTGGCCGTTGCGATAAATTGTAATGCCATTTCCGGGCGATCCGCCGCGCAGGAGATCCGTTCGCGCACCGCGCGACCCCGTGTCACCTGCATCCGACCAGGGCCGGAGCGACAATGACAGCGTGCCGAGCCGCTGCGCATGCGCAATCAGCTCCGCCTCATCCGGTTTCACTTCCAGGGTGGCCGTATTGCCGATCTGCGAAGCGGATTCGGATTCCCCCTGGTAAAAGACCTGGTCAATCGCCAGCACCCGGACATTCTTTAGAATGGTCTCGGTGACAGGGCGGTCCAGAACCGCCTCCGCCATGGCCACCTGCGATTGGTAGGTCAGGATGACATCCACCCTGTCGTCCGGAAGGATGAAACCGCCCGATGCTGATTCGGTCGAGATTTCGACAGAAATCGCCCGCATACCGGGAGACAACAGCGCCGCCATGAAACCTGTCTCACCCTTCATCACGAGCTTTTGCGGAAGAATGGGCTCTTCGGCGTAGATCGGAATGCGTACGACGGTGCCCGAGAGTTCGTTGATCGCATCCGCATTGGCTTCTTCGGTCCTGTACCCATCGACAACATTTCTCTTGGGCCACGGCGCCCATTCAAAATCATCCGGGGACAAAAGATCTCCGACCATCAAGTCACGTTTGGCGACCAGGACGTGCGTTTCCGAGACTTCCTGCGTCTGCACCACCGTCTGTTGCTCGGTGACCGTCCGCGTCACGGTCTCCGGCTGGGTCATCCCCCGGACGAGAAACGCTGCAGCTATCGCCGCAGCGGCAGCGCCAATCAGGATAATAAGACGCATCGGTGACATGGAGTGTAACTCCCCTAAATTACGATACACAGGGACTCTGGCCGGTCAGCTCGTATCCCCATCCAGAACGCAGATTCCCACAGCTCGCCTAAAGCAACGTTAACCGATTAGTCCGGCTGTTCTTAACGTTTGAGAAAGGATTGGAGACGCGGGGCTTGCCATGAAGGCACCGGCGGCGATGGCAACCCCATACGGAACACCGGCATTCTCTTCGAACGGGGCCCGGATCGGTCCCGGCAGGACAACCGCTGGCACCGTGTTTCGCACAAGCACAATAACTATTGCACAGAGGCCGCCGACGAGTGCCATCGTAAAGATGAATTCCAGGGACGCCGATGGCCCAACCCAGAGCATGACGGCAGGGATCATTTTTGCGTCCCCTCCCCCAAAAATGCGGAAAGCAAAAAGACCGAAAGCAATGACAAATGTCGCCAGGCCGACCAGCACATGTCCGAAAATGATTTCCATGGGGAGACCGGAAAAAGCCGCGGCGGGTACGAACAGACCGGCAAGCGTCAGATTCAACCAGTTGGGAATCGTCAGGCTGTTGACGTCGTGAAGTGCCGCGAAAAGGCAAAGCGCGAGGAATACCCCGCCCAGGATGACCAAAATCATGTCCGCACTCCCCAACTGAAAGACTGCGGCGGACCCTGCCTGCTAATTCCTAAGGAATACTGATCGGCCAGCTGAAGATATCCGAACAAAGAAAAAGGCCGCCGGGTTACCCCGGCGGCCTCTTCTTGGTCGAATAACGCCTAGCTATTAGGCGCCAGACATTTTGTCAGACACTGTCGTGAACGTCGCGTTGGCGTTCGTACCGAGGGCGGAAACACCACCGATAATGGCGACAGCGATCAGAGCGGCGATAAGGCCGTATTCGATAGCGGTCGCACCCGATTCATCTTTCAGAAAACGTGCAAACATTGGAAACTCCCATCATGCATTTGTTCGCGCCCCGGTCTTGTTTGTC
This is a stretch of genomic DNA from Hyphomonas adhaerens MHS-3. It encodes these proteins:
- a CDS encoding CpaF family protein, translated to MAFGKRSPSATPPAAPASAPAPKAAPAPATPRPKVAAKAPVPKPVAVKGAPKAPPPPAPAPSEPKQEKVRQVSQQSEQYYATKTTIFNALIDTIDLSQLAQLDSESAREEIRDIVVEIISIKNVVMSLSEQEQLLDDICNDVLGYGPLEPLLARDDIADIMVNGADTTYIEVNGKIERTNIRFRDNAQLMNICQRIVSQVGRRVDDSSPICDARLLDGSRVNVIAPPLAIDGPTLTIRKFKKDKLRLQDLVNFGSISEPGAELLRIIGHSRCNVLISGGTGSGKTTLLNCLTGFIEPGERVITCEDSAELQLQQPHVVRLETRPPNIEGSGEITMRDLVKNCLRMRPERIIVGEVRGPEAFDLLQAMNTGHDGSMGTLHANSPREALSRVESMITMGGFSLPAKTIREMIVGSIDVVVQASRLRDGSRRIMNVTEVLGLEGDTIVLQDVLKYEIDGEDENGRVLGKHRGTGIGRPRFWDRASYYNLERELAAALDELGG
- the cpaB gene encoding Flp pilus assembly protein CpaB; this encodes MSPMRLIILIGAAAAAIAAAFLVRGMTQPETVTRTVTEQQTVVQTQEVSETHVLVAKRDLMVGDLLSPDDFEWAPWPKRNVVDGYRTEEANADAINELSGTVVRIPIYAEEPILPQKLVMKGETGFMAALLSPGMRAISVEISTESASGGFILPDDRVDVILTYQSQVAMAEAVLDRPVTETILKNVRVLAIDQVFYQGESESASQIGNTATLEVKPDEAELIAHAQRLGTLSLSLRPWSDAGDTGSRGARTDLLRGGSPGNGITIYRNGQAAAGLGGS
- a CDS encoding Flp family type IVb pilin, translating into MFARFLKDESGATAIEYGLIAALIAVAIIGGVSALGTNANATFTTVSDKMSGA
- a CDS encoding type II and III secretion system protein family protein; translated protein: MKALLTARTAAAIALTVMIGPAAFAGPNGFGTQITQPGESAFSERVVLGLNKSTIIDLGAPAADVVITNPEIADAVVQTSQRIIFRGIKYGQTNAFVFDRHGNQLLNLEINVEMDMATIEALIARHVPGARVKIEGLNGNVVITGSTDSLSEADAVQRLVEAYLGADDNTKIVNMIDIAAKDQVLLEVRIVEMQRNAIKQLGINLTGSPSFGDLGNLVERQLYTGNPPVNAETTALLPGLPFDVSGKVGSSVGFPLQGRSLGGLSGSATYSNYVGSDLQSSVGVELNALERIGIVKTLAEPNIVAMSGESAKFLAGGEFPVPVGQDQNGRITVEFKPYGVGLGFTPVVLSEGRISLKVSTEVSELSSEGAFQGESSTVVDNQGNTTTFEGVTLPALSVRRAESVIELPSGGSMMMAGLIQSKSRQSLDQIPGLKKLPILGALFQSRDFIQEETELVVIVTPYLVDPTNKDQLRTPADGYANASDAKTIFFGKLNEQYGRDGEPVSASDYRAPVGFIEE
- a CDS encoding CpaD family pilus assembly protein, with the protein product MTRILKPTATLIAAGICLTALSACSSMAPSNVPASYLEGTALDRNAIGVEKKTEFLEIAIHPQASEVSLADKAAISNFVSAYRDHGHGPLVMSLPASSANPQLAVAAVAEARAIAYENGVQYEEIEGTHHGEDSLVSEPMILAFQAYEAIAPDCPSQASINFADISTNNERSTLGCAVRSNLAAMIADPGDLLGTRPLDKADPLRRGVILEKFRKGEPTGSSRSSSESGTVSQAVSN
- a CDS encoding A24 family peptidase, which gives rise to MILVILGGVFLALCLFAALHDVNSLTIPNWLNLTLAGLFVPAAAFSGLPMEIIFGHVLVGLATFVIAFGLFAFRIFGGGDAKMIPAVMLWVGPSASLEFIFTMALVGGLCAIVIVLVRNTVPAVVLPGPIRAPFEENAGVPYGVAIAAGAFMASPASPILSQTLRTAGLIG
- a CDS encoding AAA family ATPase, producing MSSEKPLHESDFESDFEDVFADDPMADLVLPKEDPIADDVEDAPVMVDLETPAREVEFDQPVFSAPEDGLGGDSVLPAISIQVFYERDETRLLMEVCERDRRMGRATIEAHGGGIASAIEYMSANPTPNLLIIESSARSAQLLSEIDQLAEHCDETVKVMVIGAINDISLYRQLVARGVSEYVVPPFQPLQILRTISGLFADPDAPFVGKQISVVGAKGGVGASTFAHNLAWAMAENTKVNTTLVDLDLSFGTTALDFNQEPSQTVADALLQPERADDAVIERLLAKASDRLSLFTAPASISQIMDIPDDSYLSVIEVVRRNVPFLVLDLPHVWSRWVQRTLVASDEVIIVCQPDLASLRNGKNYIDQLKAARPNDNPPRLVINMSGVPKRPEIPVKDFGAAIGVEPEVILPFEPELFGTAANNGQMISETDGASRSAQAIDHMASLLTGRAVADQQKSFIKKLLGK